From a region of the Salvelinus alpinus chromosome 2, SLU_Salpinus.1, whole genome shotgun sequence genome:
- the rereb gene encoding arginine-glutamic acid dipeptide repeats protein isoform X1: MDDLFSPRRSLNSTQGEIRVGSSHQAKLPELQPRPVFGVQTQTENEELVWMPGVNDCDLLMYLRAARSMAAFAGMCDGGSTEDGCLAASRDDTTLNALNMLHASRYDAAKALQRLVKKPVPKLIEKCWSEDDVKRFIKGLRQYGKHFFRIRKELLPNKKTGELITFYYHWKKTPEAAGTRPYRQHRRQPSSRKAKTRAALATVNTPSQAQSLDVSSASEDDLDSEDSEQGTCGHCATTTSKDWQHGGRDNILLCTTCRTFYNKHGRLPPGPKPADPPFMFKPVKEEEEGNGKHGMRTRRSRAPLSSLRSGHKRRTGSPTSEDQQSSSHPSPAPSGASSTSNTSRSSCSDKTDSTKKPGKKIKEEVPLPKSTKRSRESAAQDPEEPERTATKRTKTQQGEQVECRSEGDGEAEGGEVEEECCSDSRSAQDDGSSDTKDIDQDNRSSSPSIPSPHQGNEGNESDSDSSAQQPQGAHQAAAETISAPAAAALAVTQTAPTVPPAQAAVSTTFLPPQGTSSSAEPGQVQAQAPPSPEPPQPAQAGQSAGYESGPPHSQPPPPSSHPISGPSPLPPPLGQALHPPSPVFQGPLPPPGSLPPTLPLHGAPTQGPRSQRPPPHIAREPPFSQAIPLTSGPQIKPPPTTPIPPSHKQQPPHLSSAPPFLQMPSNLPPPPALKPLNSLPNQHPPGAPPPPLQLMPQSLPMQQGLPPQPPVLTQLQNLPGRGSHSHSTLPSSGPSALHPVPSASAPSTMGPVPGLQPSFSSMPLRPSPGNPIGMGGSHVQIKEEPLDECEPESPPPPPRSPSPEPSVVDIASHPSQSARFIKHLDRGYNSCSRTDLFFTPLASSKLAKKREEAVERSKREAEHNTREREREKDRERERERERERQEEKNARASSSSHDSRMSDVQMIGQVHMRSSFEQPPTSVAAVPPYIGPDTPALRTLSEYARPHVMSPTNRNHPFFVSLSPGDPLLAYHMPGLYAADPSMRERELRNLRERELRERMKPGFEVKPPEMETMHPSANPMEHFARHGALALPHIAGPPHHPFGHFHPAMQNHLERERQVLALAGSQMRPELSYAERLTAERLHAERMASVANDPAARLQMLNVTPHHHQHSHIHSHLHLHQQDPLNQGEDDVCYCHPGNGPHPLDPLAPGPRLARFPFPGGPIPNPLLNDLPHDHDMLRHPLFAYAAVAGAGYPRELQGPIPQMSAAHQLQAMHAQSAELQRLAMEQQWLHGHHHLQHGGPLPGQEDYYSRLKKEGDKPS, encoded by the exons ATGGACGACTTGTTCAGTCCGAGAAG GAGCCTGAACAGCACGCAGGGGGAGATCAGAGTGGGATCAAGTCATCAG GCCAAGCTCCCTGAGCTGCAACCACGCCCTGTGTTTGGTGTGCAGACCCAGACAGAGAATGAAGAGTTGGTGTGGATGCCAGGGGTCAATGATTGTGACCTCCTCATGTACCTCAGAGCTGCCAG GAGCATGGCAGCGTTTGCAGGAATGTGTGATGGAGGATCCACAGAGGATGGTTGTTTGGCGGCCTCTCGTGACGATACCACACTCAACGCTTTAAACATG TTACACGCCAGCCGCTATGACGCGGCTAAAGCTCTGCAGCGCCTAGTGAAGAAACCTGTGCCCAAACTTATTGAGAAATGTTGGTCAGAAGATGACGTG AAGCGGTTTATCAAAGGTTTGAGACAGTACGGTAAACATTTCTTCAGGATTCGCAAAGAGCTGCTGCCCAACAAGAAAACG GGTGAGTTGATCACATTCTACTACCACTGGAAAAAGACGCCCGAggctgcaggcacccggccctaCCGTCAGCACCGTAGACAGCCATCCTCACGCAAGGCCAAGACTCGCGCTGCCCTTGCCACTGTGAATACCCCCTCCCAGGCCCAATCAT TGGACGTGAGTTCGGCCAGTGAGGACGATCTGGACAGTGAAGACAGCGAGCAGGGCACCTGTGGACACTGTGCTACTACCA CCTCTAAGGACTGGCAGCACGGCGGCAGAGATAACATCCTCTTGTGTACCACCTGTCGGACCTTCTACAACAAACATGGCCGCCTGCCGCCCGGCCCCAAACCTGCTGACCCTCCCTTCATGTTCAAACCTgtcaaagaggaagaggagggcaaCGGGAAGCACGGCATGAGGACGCGACGCAGCAGAGCACCG ttgtcttcactaagaaGTGGCCACAAGAGGCGGACCGGCTCTCCTACCAGTGAAGACCAGCAGTCCAGTAGCCATCCGTCTCCTGCACCCAGTGGAGCTAGCTCCACCTCCAACACATCCAGAAGCTCCTGCTCAGACAAGACTGACTCCACAAAGAAGCCTGGCAAG AAGATCAAGGAAGAGGTGCCCCTACCAAAGAGTACTAAACGTTCCAGGGAGAGTGCAGCCCAGGACCCAGAGGAGCCTGAGAGAACAGCAACTAAAAGAACGAAAACACAGCAG GGTGAACAGGTGGAGTGCCGGTCAGAGGGCGATGGAGAggcagaggggggagaggtggaggaggagtgcTGCTCAGACAGCCGCAGTGCCCAGGACGACGGCAGCAGCGACACCAAAGACATCGACCAGGACAACCGCTCCTCCTCCCCCAGCATCCCCAGCCCTCACCAGGGCAACGAGGGCAACGAGAGTGACTCCGACTCCTCTGCCCAGCAGCCCCAGGGTGCCCACCAGGCGGCAGCAGAGACCATCAGTgcccctgctgctgctgccctggCTGTAACACAGACCGCACCGACTGTTCCTCCAGCGCAGGCTGCAGTCTCGACCACATTCCTGCCCCCCCAGGGCACCTCTTCCTCTGCAGAGCCTGGCCAGGTACAGGCCCAGGCACCCCCCTCCCCAGAGCCCCCCCAGCCTGCTCAGGCTGGTCAGTCAGCTGGCTATGAGTCAGGCCCACCACACAGccaacccccacccccctcctctcaccccatCTCTGGCCCATCACCCCTCCCTCCACCACTGGGACAGGCCCTTCATCCTCCATCTCCTGTGTTCCAGggtcctcttcctccacctggaTCTCTTCCTCCCACCCTGCCCCTCCATGGTGCTCCCACCCAGGGCCCCCGCTCCCAGCGACCCCCTCCTCACATAGCCAGGGAACCTCCTTTCTCCCAGGCGATCCCCCTTACATCTGGTCCCCAAATCAAACCACCCCCAACCACACCCATCCCACCATCGCACAAGCAGCAGCCACCgcacctctcctctgctccccctTTCCTCCAGATGCCGTCCAACCTGCCCCCACCGCCAGCACTGAAGCCCCTCAACTCCCTGCCCAACCAGCACCCTCCCGGtgcccctccaccccccctccagcTCATGCCCCAGTCCCTGCCCATGCAGCAGGGACTCCCACCCCAGCCTCCCGTGCTCACTCAGCTGCAGAACCTCCCTGGCAGAGGCAGTCACTCCCACTCCACCCTGCCCTCATCTGGCCCCTCGGCCTTGCACCCTGTCCCCTCTGCCTCTGCTCCCTCTACCATGGGTCCAGTCCCTGGTCTccagccctccttctcctccatgccCCTGCGCCCCTCGCCCGGAAACCCCATTGGTATGGGAGGGTCACATGTCCAGATTAAAGAAGAGCCATTGGATGAGTGTGAGCCTGAGAGCCCGCCCCCTCCACCCAGAAGTCCCTCGCCAGAACCTTCGGTTGTCGACATCGCCAGCCACCCTAGCCAATCAGCACG GTTTATCAAACACCTGGACCGTGGCTACAACTCGTGTTCCAGAACGGACCTGTTCTTCACCCCTCTGGCCTCATCCAAGCTGGccaagaagagagaggaggctgtggaGAGATCCAAGAGAGAGGCTGAACACAACacccgagagagggagagggagaaggacagggagagagagcgggagagggaacgagagaggcaggaagagaaAAATGCT AGAGCGTCCAGCTCGTCCCACGACAGCCGTATGAGTGATGTCCAGATGATCGGCCAGGTCCACATGCGTTCCTCCTTCGAGCAGCCCCCCACCAGCGTGGCGGCCGTCCCCCCTTACATCGGCCCCGACACCCCGGCCCTGCGCACCCTTAGTGAGTACGCCCGACCCCACGTCATGTCCCCCACCAACCGCAACCACCCCTTCTTCGTGTCCCTGTCCCCCGGGGACCCCCTGCTGGCCTACCACATGCCCGGCCTTTACGCCGCCGACCCCAGCATGCGAGAGAGGGAGCTCCGCAACCTCCGAGAGAGGGAGCTCCGCGAGAGGATGAAGCCCGGCTTTGAGGTCAAACCCCCGGAGATGGAGACCATGCATCCATCAGCCAACCCCATGGAGCACTTTGCCCGACATGGAGCCCTGGCCCTGCCTCACATCGCTGGGCCGCCCCACCACCCCTTTGGCCACTTCCATCCGGCCATGCAGAACCacctggagagggagagacaggtgcTGGCCCTGGCCGGGTCCCAGATGCGTCCGGAGCTGAGCTACGCTGAGCGGCTGACTGCCGAGAGGCTCCACGCAGAGAGGATGGCGTCTGTGGCGAACGACCCGGCCGCAAGGCTGCAGATGCTGAATGTGACGCCGCATCACCACCAGCACTCCCACATCCACTCACACCTGCACCTGCACCAGCAGGACCCACTCAACCAAGGTGAGG ATGATGTGTGTTACTGTCACCCAGGTAATGGCCCCCACCCTCTGGATCCCTTGGCTCCAGGGCCCCGCCTGGCCCGCTTCCCCTTCCCCGGAGGCCCCATCCCCAACCCTCTGCTCAACGACCTGCCCCATGACCATGACATGCTGCGACACCCACTGTTTG CCTATGCCGCTGTTGCAGGAGCAGGGTACCCCCGTGAGCTTCAGGGCCCCATCCCACAGATGTCTGCAGCCCATCAGCTCCAGGCCATGCACGCCCAGTCGGCAGAGCTGCAGAGGCTGGCCATGGAGCAGCAGTGGCTGCATGGACACCACCACCTACAACATGGGGGGCCTCTGCCCGGGCAGGAGGATTACTACAG CCGCCTGAAGAAAGAAGGTGACAAGCCATCGTGA
- the rereb gene encoding arginine-glutamic acid dipeptide repeats protein isoform X5, with product MDDLFSPRRSLNSTQGEIRVGSSHQAKLPELQPRPVFGVQTQTENEELVWMPGVNDCDLLMYLRAARSMAAFAGMCDGGSTEDGCLAASRDDTTLNALNMLHASRYDAAKALQRLVKKPVPKLIEKCWSEDDVKRFIKGLRQYGKHFFRIRKELLPNKKTGELITFYYHWKKTPEAAGTRPYRQHRRQPSSRKAKTRAALATVNTPSQAQSLDVSSASEDDLDSEDSEQGTCGHCATTTSKDWQHGGRDNILLCTTCRTFYNKHGRLPPGPKPADPPFMFKPVKEEEEGNGKHGMRTRRSRAPLSSLRSGHKRRTGSPTSEDQQSSSHPSPAPSGASSTSNTSRSSCSDKTDSTKKPGKKIKEEVPLPKSTKRSRESAAQDPEEPERTATKRTKTQQGEQVECRSEGDGEAEGGEVEEECCSDSRSAQDDGSSDTKDIDQDNRSSSPSIPSPHQGNEGNESDSDSSAQQPQGAHQAAAETISAPAAAALAVTQTAPTVPPAQAAVSTTFLPPQGTSSSAEPGQVQAQAPPSPEPPQPAQAGQSAGYESGPPHSQPPPPSSHPISGPSPLPPPLGQALHPPSPVFQGPLPPPGSLPPTLPLHGAPTQGPRSQRPPPHIAREPPFSQAIPLTSGPQIKPPPTTPIPPSHKQQPPHLSSAPPFLQMPSNLPPPPALKPLNSLPNQHPPGAPPPPLQLMPQSLPMQQGLPPQPPVLTQLQNLPGRGSHSHSTLPSSGPSALHPVPSASAPSTMGPVPGLQPSFSSMPLRPSPGNPIGMGGSHVQIKEEPLDECEPESPPPPPRSPSPEPSVVDIASHPSQSARFIKHLDRGYNSCSRTDLFFTPLASSKLAKKREEAVERSKREAEHNTREREREKDRERERERERERQEEKNARASSSSHDSRMSDVQMIGQVHMRSSFEQPPTSVAAVPPYIGPDTPALRTLSEYARPHVMSPTNRNHPFFVSLSPGDPLLAYHMPGLYAADPSMRERELRNLRERELRERMKPGFEVKPPEMETMHPSANPMEHFARHGALALPHIAGPPHHPFGHFHPAMQNHLERERQVLALAGSQMRPELSYAERLTAERLHAERMASVANDPAARLQMLNVTPHHHQHSHIHSHLHLHQQDPLNQGEDDVCYCHPGNGPHPLDPLAPGPRLARFPFPGGPIPNPLLNDLPHDHDMLRHPLFAYAAVAGAGYPRELQGPIPQMSAAHQLQAMHAQSAELQRLAMEQQWLHGHHHLQHGGPLPGQEDYYR from the exons ATGGACGACTTGTTCAGTCCGAGAAG GAGCCTGAACAGCACGCAGGGGGAGATCAGAGTGGGATCAAGTCATCAG GCCAAGCTCCCTGAGCTGCAACCACGCCCTGTGTTTGGTGTGCAGACCCAGACAGAGAATGAAGAGTTGGTGTGGATGCCAGGGGTCAATGATTGTGACCTCCTCATGTACCTCAGAGCTGCCAG GAGCATGGCAGCGTTTGCAGGAATGTGTGATGGAGGATCCACAGAGGATGGTTGTTTGGCGGCCTCTCGTGACGATACCACACTCAACGCTTTAAACATG TTACACGCCAGCCGCTATGACGCGGCTAAAGCTCTGCAGCGCCTAGTGAAGAAACCTGTGCCCAAACTTATTGAGAAATGTTGGTCAGAAGATGACGTG AAGCGGTTTATCAAAGGTTTGAGACAGTACGGTAAACATTTCTTCAGGATTCGCAAAGAGCTGCTGCCCAACAAGAAAACG GGTGAGTTGATCACATTCTACTACCACTGGAAAAAGACGCCCGAggctgcaggcacccggccctaCCGTCAGCACCGTAGACAGCCATCCTCACGCAAGGCCAAGACTCGCGCTGCCCTTGCCACTGTGAATACCCCCTCCCAGGCCCAATCAT TGGACGTGAGTTCGGCCAGTGAGGACGATCTGGACAGTGAAGACAGCGAGCAGGGCACCTGTGGACACTGTGCTACTACCA CCTCTAAGGACTGGCAGCACGGCGGCAGAGATAACATCCTCTTGTGTACCACCTGTCGGACCTTCTACAACAAACATGGCCGCCTGCCGCCCGGCCCCAAACCTGCTGACCCTCCCTTCATGTTCAAACCTgtcaaagaggaagaggagggcaaCGGGAAGCACGGCATGAGGACGCGACGCAGCAGAGCACCG ttgtcttcactaagaaGTGGCCACAAGAGGCGGACCGGCTCTCCTACCAGTGAAGACCAGCAGTCCAGTAGCCATCCGTCTCCTGCACCCAGTGGAGCTAGCTCCACCTCCAACACATCCAGAAGCTCCTGCTCAGACAAGACTGACTCCACAAAGAAGCCTGGCAAG AAGATCAAGGAAGAGGTGCCCCTACCAAAGAGTACTAAACGTTCCAGGGAGAGTGCAGCCCAGGACCCAGAGGAGCCTGAGAGAACAGCAACTAAAAGAACGAAAACACAGCAG GGTGAACAGGTGGAGTGCCGGTCAGAGGGCGATGGAGAggcagaggggggagaggtggaggaggagtgcTGCTCAGACAGCCGCAGTGCCCAGGACGACGGCAGCAGCGACACCAAAGACATCGACCAGGACAACCGCTCCTCCTCCCCCAGCATCCCCAGCCCTCACCAGGGCAACGAGGGCAACGAGAGTGACTCCGACTCCTCTGCCCAGCAGCCCCAGGGTGCCCACCAGGCGGCAGCAGAGACCATCAGTgcccctgctgctgctgccctggCTGTAACACAGACCGCACCGACTGTTCCTCCAGCGCAGGCTGCAGTCTCGACCACATTCCTGCCCCCCCAGGGCACCTCTTCCTCTGCAGAGCCTGGCCAGGTACAGGCCCAGGCACCCCCCTCCCCAGAGCCCCCCCAGCCTGCTCAGGCTGGTCAGTCAGCTGGCTATGAGTCAGGCCCACCACACAGccaacccccacccccctcctctcaccccatCTCTGGCCCATCACCCCTCCCTCCACCACTGGGACAGGCCCTTCATCCTCCATCTCCTGTGTTCCAGggtcctcttcctccacctggaTCTCTTCCTCCCACCCTGCCCCTCCATGGTGCTCCCACCCAGGGCCCCCGCTCCCAGCGACCCCCTCCTCACATAGCCAGGGAACCTCCTTTCTCCCAGGCGATCCCCCTTACATCTGGTCCCCAAATCAAACCACCCCCAACCACACCCATCCCACCATCGCACAAGCAGCAGCCACCgcacctctcctctgctccccctTTCCTCCAGATGCCGTCCAACCTGCCCCCACCGCCAGCACTGAAGCCCCTCAACTCCCTGCCCAACCAGCACCCTCCCGGtgcccctccaccccccctccagcTCATGCCCCAGTCCCTGCCCATGCAGCAGGGACTCCCACCCCAGCCTCCCGTGCTCACTCAGCTGCAGAACCTCCCTGGCAGAGGCAGTCACTCCCACTCCACCCTGCCCTCATCTGGCCCCTCGGCCTTGCACCCTGTCCCCTCTGCCTCTGCTCCCTCTACCATGGGTCCAGTCCCTGGTCTccagccctccttctcctccatgccCCTGCGCCCCTCGCCCGGAAACCCCATTGGTATGGGAGGGTCACATGTCCAGATTAAAGAAGAGCCATTGGATGAGTGTGAGCCTGAGAGCCCGCCCCCTCCACCCAGAAGTCCCTCGCCAGAACCTTCGGTTGTCGACATCGCCAGCCACCCTAGCCAATCAGCACG GTTTATCAAACACCTGGACCGTGGCTACAACTCGTGTTCCAGAACGGACCTGTTCTTCACCCCTCTGGCCTCATCCAAGCTGGccaagaagagagaggaggctgtggaGAGATCCAAGAGAGAGGCTGAACACAACacccgagagagggagagggagaaggacagggagagagagcgggagagggaacgagagaggcaggaagagaaAAATGCT AGAGCGTCCAGCTCGTCCCACGACAGCCGTATGAGTGATGTCCAGATGATCGGCCAGGTCCACATGCGTTCCTCCTTCGAGCAGCCCCCCACCAGCGTGGCGGCCGTCCCCCCTTACATCGGCCCCGACACCCCGGCCCTGCGCACCCTTAGTGAGTACGCCCGACCCCACGTCATGTCCCCCACCAACCGCAACCACCCCTTCTTCGTGTCCCTGTCCCCCGGGGACCCCCTGCTGGCCTACCACATGCCCGGCCTTTACGCCGCCGACCCCAGCATGCGAGAGAGGGAGCTCCGCAACCTCCGAGAGAGGGAGCTCCGCGAGAGGATGAAGCCCGGCTTTGAGGTCAAACCCCCGGAGATGGAGACCATGCATCCATCAGCCAACCCCATGGAGCACTTTGCCCGACATGGAGCCCTGGCCCTGCCTCACATCGCTGGGCCGCCCCACCACCCCTTTGGCCACTTCCATCCGGCCATGCAGAACCacctggagagggagagacaggtgcTGGCCCTGGCCGGGTCCCAGATGCGTCCGGAGCTGAGCTACGCTGAGCGGCTGACTGCCGAGAGGCTCCACGCAGAGAGGATGGCGTCTGTGGCGAACGACCCGGCCGCAAGGCTGCAGATGCTGAATGTGACGCCGCATCACCACCAGCACTCCCACATCCACTCACACCTGCACCTGCACCAGCAGGACCCACTCAACCAAGGTGAGG ATGATGTGTGTTACTGTCACCCAGGTAATGGCCCCCACCCTCTGGATCCCTTGGCTCCAGGGCCCCGCCTGGCCCGCTTCCCCTTCCCCGGAGGCCCCATCCCCAACCCTCTGCTCAACGACCTGCCCCATGACCATGACATGCTGCGACACCCACTGTTTG CCTATGCCGCTGTTGCAGGAGCAGGGTACCCCCGTGAGCTTCAGGGCCCCATCCCACAGATGTCTGCAGCCCATCAGCTCCAGGCCATGCACGCCCAGTCGGCAGAGCTGCAGAGGCTGGCCATGGAGCAGCAGTGGCTGCATGGACACCACCACCTACAACATGGGGGGCCTCTGCCCGGGCAGGAGGATTACTACAGGTGA